GGTGGGCCGGGACAGACCGGTGCCCTGGGCATGCGCACCGTGCGGTTTGGGGTCGCCCGTGATGGTCAACTCCACGGCGACTCGGGGATTGGCGGGCTTCTCCTGGGCCGGCAGCCGGCCTCCCGGCTCTTGCCCGCCAGGCTCCGGCTGATCGGCGCGCTCCGGCTCGGACTGCTGGGCGGTGCTCCCGGGGCGACCGGGCACCGGAGCTGGTTCCGGCTCTTCTCGGCCGGGCGGTTCAGGTGGCCTGGCGAGCGCCGGGAGCGGGCCGCGGTGCAGGTCTGCGGTGTGGAGGACGGTGGTGGTCGTCGCTGCGGCGGCCGTCAGCAGGACGGCAGCAGTCAGACGATGGACGGAGGGTCTGGGGCCTTTCGGGGTGAGAAGGACGAGGGCGGCCGCGGCGGCCACCGACGCGGCCACGAGCAGCAGCGGGTGACGGCGCGGATCGACGCTCAGGACGGCGGCGGCCACCGCCCAGGCGGTGACCGCGGGGAGGAGGAGCCGGTAGTCGGTCCGGTCTTGGACAGTTGAAGGCGGGGCAGGCATCGCGACACCTCCTCTCGGCAGTGGCGGCGGACAACCTCGGTTCTTCGGGCTGGAGTTGGCACCGGTGGCATTGCGAGGGGCGCAACTCCCGGACAGAGCGTCGGTCCGCAGCGGGCAGCCAGGAGACCGCACGCCGCGGCAGGGCCTACAGCATGGTCAACCTCCGTTCAGCAGTCGACAGTTCGGCTCCGTCGCGTCCGCGGGGAGGGTGCGCCGGAGGTCAGCGGGAAGGGTGCCGCCGAGGTCAGAGGGTCAGTAGCGGTTTGAGGTCTTCGTACTTCCGCGCACCGATGCCGGAGACGTGGCGGAGGTCGTCGAGGGACTGGAACGGGCCGTGGGTGAGGCGGTACTGGAGGATGCGTTGGGCCAGGGCGGGGCCCACGCCGGGGAGGGAGTCGAGTTGTTCGGCGCTGGCGCGGTTGAGGCTCACCGGCCCGGCGGGGGCGCCCGGGGCGCCGCCGGGCGGGCTGTCGATGCCTACCAGGATCTGTTCTCCGTCGGTGAGTGGGCGGGCGAGGTTGAGGGTGCCGGTGTCGACTCCGGGGAGCGCACCACCGGCGGAGGTCAGGGCGTCGGCGACCCGTGAACCTGCGGGGAGGGTTCGTAGGCCCGGGTGTTGGACCTTGCCGGCGATGTCGATGACGAGGGACGGTCCGGCGGGGTGTACGGGTGCGGCTCCTTCCGTGATCGCGCCGGCGGCGGATTCGGCCACGGCGATGGCCGGGACGGGTACGGGGTGCGGGCGACCCAGCCAGAAGTGCTGGACGGCGTAGCCGATGGCGAGGACGAGCAGGACGGTGAGGCCGAGGACGGCCCGGCGGTCGAGAGCGAGAGCGGCGGGGAGGCGGAAGCGCAGCGGCAGTCGCGGGTGGGTGGGGTGGGGCGCGGCGGCGAGTCTCGGAGCTCGCGGAGGATCGGGCTCGGCGTGCTCGAGGTCCGACTCGATGTCAGCCCAACTGTCCTCCGGGAAAACGGGTGTCGACGGTCGGAGGGGCGTTGCGGAGGCATCGTGCTCGGGCACTGGTCCCGGCGGGTCCCGCTCCGGAGCCGCGCTGGGCCGCGGACGGTCCGGGACCGACCGGGCTTCTTCCAACTCGCGGCCCCCTGCCGACCGTGCCGGCACTCCGTACATCGCCAGGACGCGTGCCGACGACATCGCCTGCAGTGGTTCGGGGTCGGGTGGCAGCAGCGGACCCGCCGGTTCGGTGGAAGACCGCAGCGCATCGGCTGCCGGCCCACTGCCGTGCCCGAACAGTTCGACAGCGTCGGGGCCGGCCCTCGGCACGAGCCGCACCGCAGGCTCGTCCGCGGTCTCGCCGACGGTCTCGGGCGCGGTCTCGGAGGGCGGCTCGGGATCGCAGGTATCGCCCGCTGGCATGGGCGGGAAGATCAGGCCGAGACGGGCTCGGGTCGTCAGGGCGACCTGGCGGCGACGGGCCTGGGGAGTGGTGATGGTCCTCATGGCGAGGACAGTAGGACGACTCCGGGGACGCGTCGGAGAATTGGTCCGCCCCTGTGGACAACTCGGGGGTGTGGATAACTCTTGTCATTCGAACGAGTGAGTTTGACGGGCTCTCAGCTCGGGCCGGTGGCCACCGGCGACACCACGACGGCCAGCAGGCCAGGGCCGACGTGGGCTCCGATGACGGCGCCCACCTCACTGACGTAGAGCTCCTGCAGACCGGGAACCCGCTCCCTGAGCCGTTCGGCCAGTTGTTCCGCTCGCTGTGCGGCGGCCAGGTGGTGCACGGTGATGTCCACCGCCTCCGCCCCGGCTCGCTCGACCGCGATCTCCTCGAGCCGGGCGATCGCGCGAGACGCGGTGCGGACCTTCTCCAGCGGTTCGATCCGGCCGCCCGCCAGGTGCAGCAGAGGCTTCACGGCGAGCGCGGACCCGACGAGCGCCTGTGCGGTGCCGATCCGGCCCCCGCGCCGCAGGTGCTCCAGGGTGTCCACGTAGAAGAAGCCGCTGGTGCCGGCCGCGCGACCCTCTGCCGCCGCCACCACCCGGTCGAGCTCCGACTCGGTGTCGACATCAGCCACACCGCCCGAATCTCCGCCCGCCGCGCCGCCGGCCACCGAACCGGCCCGGGAAGCACCAGATGCATCGGCGTCGGCGTGCGCGTCGTCCAAGGAGCCGGCCAGTTCGGCCGCGGCCAGGACGCAGCTTCCCAAGGCCATGCCGACGAGCCTGCTGTCGACCACCCGAACCGGGATCGGCGCGGTGGCGGCGGCCAGGAGGGCGGCCTCCGCGGTGCCGGAGAGTTCTGCCGACAGGTGGACCGAGACGATGCCGCGCGCGCCGGCTTCGGCCGCGGCCCGGTACGCGGCGGCGAAGGTCTCGGGGCTGGGCCGGGACGTGGTCACCCGCTGCTTCGAGCGCAGGGCCTCGGCGACGTCCCTCGGCGAGATCTCGATGCCTTCGACGAAGACTTCGTCACCGACCGCAACGCTGAGCGGCACCACCCGGATGCGGTGCCGCTCGACCGCCTCCAGAGGTAGATACGCGGTGGAATCCGTGACAAGTGCGAGGTGGCCGGGCATGAGCCGGAGGTTACCTGCCGCGGGGCCGCGAGGACAGCGCCTGACATTCGATGGTTTGGCCTTCGCGACAGCGGGTAACCCCTCTGCACACGGACAGCGACCACCTCGTGACGCGGGGTCAGGGGCGGTTGGGTCCCGCCGGGTTCGGCTTGCGGAGACGGTCGGCGAGGCGGGAGAGCGGCTCGGCGGCCAGCCCGAGCAGTTCGTCGGCACTGCTCTGGCGTGCTGAGCCGAGACCCTTTCGACCGTCGGGGCTGCCCTCCGCGCTCGCGGAGGAGTTCTGCGCGGACTGGCCGGTGGCGGACTCGAAACCGTGGTCGGCGGCGGGCTCGGCCGGGGTCCAGTGCCGCAGGGCTCCGGCCTCGTCCTGGCACTCCTTGCTCAGGCGGGCGAGCTCGTCGTCGGCGAAGCGGCGCATACGGTCCTGGGCAGCCCATCGCAGGGAGTCGGCGGCGTGGGTGATCCGCTCGGTGCGCTCACGCAGTTCGGGGAGCTTGGCGGCGACCCGGCTGTTGTGGGGCTCACGCTCGATCAGGCGCAGTTCGGCGTCGAGTTCGGCTGCGTGAGAGTCGAGGCGGGCCAGCAGTTGCAGGGCGTCGCCGAGCTGACCGTCCTGCGGGAGGCCGGCCTGCAGGACCTGGCGGGTGGAGTCCAGGCCGGTGCGCAGCGACAGCCGGAGCGCGGCGATCCGGCCCTGGTCGCCGGGCTTGGCGATGCTCTTCGCCTTCAGGGTGGCGTTCTCCACCGCCCGCTGGGCGGTGGCGCTGTGCCGCTCCACCTTGGCGGCCACCGCCTTCGCCGCCTTGACCGTTCCGACCACGGCCATCACCAACAGCGCCACCCCGAACAACGCGACCAGCGCAACCACGACACCGAGCGCTTCCATCGGGAGCCCACCTTCCGCCCGTGACCGGCCCGGGACCGCCCGACGCGGTCCGCTCTGTCCGCCGGGTCTCCACCGTAGCCCGGTACGGCCTCGGGCAGCAGGCCGTGGACGCCTCTTCCGCCGGAGATCAGGGGCGGCTCAGGGATAACCCGCACGCGATCGCCCGGGGGCCACTACGACGGTTCGAGCGTCGGACCGTCTCCCCCGCGCTCGGTCGACGACCAATCCGAGGATCGGAGCCACCTTGTTCACCACCGTCCGGAATGCCCTCCGCCCGTTCACGAGAAAGGCGACGGGCCGGCCACCCCGCAATGGGGGCGACCGGCCCGGCCCGGCTGACGTGTCGTCAGCCGGTGACGATGTTCACCAGTTTCGGCGCGCGGGCGATGACCTTGCGCACCGTCGCGCCGCCGATGGCGGCGACCACGGCGGGGTCGGCCAGCGCCAGCGTCTCCAGCTCGGCGTCCGAGATGGACGGCGAGACCTCCAGGCGGGCCTTGACCTTGCCCTTGATCTGGACGACGCAGGTCACGGTCTCGTCGACCACGTACGCCGGGTCGGCCACCGGGTAGTCCGCGAAGGCCAGCGACTGCTCGTGGCCCAGGCGCCGCCACAGCTCCTCGGCGATGTGCGGTGCCAGCGGGGCGATCAGCAGCACGATCCGCTCGGCGACCGACCGCGGCGTGGAGCCGCGCTTCACCAGGAAGTTGTTCAGCTCGATGGCCTTGGCCACGGCGGTGTTGAACCGCATGCCGGCCATGTCGCCGCGAATGCCGTCGATCGCCTTGTGCAGCGCACGCAGCGTGGCCTCGTCCGGCTCCTCCTCGGTCACCACCAGCTCGCCGGTGACCTCGGAGACGATGTTGCGCCACAGCCGCTGCAGGAAGCGGTAGGAGCCGACCACGGCGCGGGTGTCCCAGGGACGGGACACGTCCAGCGGGCCCATCGCCATCTCGTACAGGCGCAGCGTGTCCGCGCCGTACTCGTCGGCGATCTCGTCGGGCGCGACCGCGTTCTTCAGCGACTTGCCCATCTTGCCCGCCTCGCGGCGGACCGGCTCGCCGTCCCAGAAGTACTGGCCGTCGCGCTCCTCGACCTCCGCCGCGGGCACCGGGAAGCCACGGGCGTCGCGGTACACGTCGGCGGTGATCATGCCCTGGTTGAACAGCTTGTGGAACGGCTCGACCGAGGACACGTGGCCCAGGTCGTGCAGCACCTTGTGCCAGAAGCGGGCGTACAGCAGGTGCAGCACTGCGTGCTCGGCGCCGCCGACGTACAGGTCGACGCCACCGGCCGGCTTCTCGGCCGTCGGGCCCATCCAGTAGGCCTCGTTGGCCGGGTCGACCACCGAGGTGGAGTTGACCGGGTCGACGTAGCGCAGCTCGTACCAGCACGAACCGGCCCAGTTGGGCATGGTGTTGGTCTCGCGGCGGTAGGGCTTCAGACCGTCGCCCAGGTCCAGCTCGACGTTGACCCACGCCTCGTTGCGGGACAGCGGCGTCTTCGGCGAGGACGCGGCGTCGTCCGGGTCGTAGGTGTGCGGCGAGTAGTCGTCCACCTCCGGGACCTCGACCGGCAGCATCGACTCGGGCAGGGCGTGCATCGCGCCGGTCTCGTCGTAGACGATCGGGAACGGCTCGCCCCAGTACCGCTGGCGGCTGAACAGCCAGTCGCGCAGACGGAAGTTGACGGTGCCTTCGCCGATGCCCTGCTCGGCCAGCCAGTCGGTGACCCGGGCCTTGGCGTCGACCACGGACAGGCCGTTCAGCGAGATGCCCTCGCGCTCGGAGTTGACCAGCACCGAGTCGTAGGTGTCGAAGGCGTCGTCCCAGCCGTGCGGGTCCTCGCCACGGCCGTCGGTCGGCCGGACCACGCAGCGCATCGGCAGGTTGAAGGCCTGCGCGAAGGCGAAGTCGCGGCTGTCGTGCGCCGGGACGGCCATGATCGCGCCGGTGCCGTAGCCCATCAGCACGTAGTCGGCGATGAAGACCGGGATCTGCTCGCCGCTGACCGGGTTGGTCGCGTAGGCGCCGGTGAAGACGCCGGTCTTCACCTTGGCGTCGGCCTGGCGCTCCACGTCGGACTTGGCGGCGGCCGCAGCCCGGTAGGCGGCAACGGCGTCGGCCGGGTTCGCCGCGCCACCGGTCCACTCGTCACGGGTGCCGGCCGGCCACGCGGCGGGGACGATGGCGTCCACCAGGGCGTGCTCGGGGGCCAGCACCATGTAGGTGGCGCCGAACAGGGTGTCGGGGCGGGTGGTGAAGACGGTGACGGTGTCCCCGTCGACTGCGAAGTCGACCCGGGCGCCCTCGGAGCGGCCGATCCAGTTGCGCTGCTGCAGCTTGATCGCCTCGGGCCAGTCCAGCAGGTCCAGGTCGCTGATCAGGCGGTCCGCGTAGGCGGTGATGCGCATCATCCACTGGCGCAGGTTCGACTTGAACACCGGGAAGTTGCCGCGCTCGGAGCGGCCGTCCGCGGTGACCTCCTCGTTGGCCAGCACGGTGCCCAGCCCGGGGCACCAGTTGACCGGCACCTCCTTGGAGTAGGCCAGCCGGTACTCGCCCAGCACCTCGTCGCGCTCGACGCCGGACAGCTCGGCCCAGGCGCGACCGCCCGGCACCTCGCGCTCGCCGGACTCGAACCGGGCGATCAGCTCGGCGATCGGGCGGGCCTGGCCGGCGGCCTCGTCGTACCAGGAGTTGAAGATCTGCAGGAAGATCCACTGGGTCCAGCGGTAGTACTCGGGGTCGATCGTGGAGATCGAGCGGCGCGAGTCGTGGCCCAGGCCCAGCCGGCGCAGCTGGCGGCGCATGTTGGCGATGTTGTCCTCGGTGGACACCCGCGGGTGCACGCCGTGCTGCACGGCGTACTGCTCGGCGGGCAGGCCGAACGCGTCGTAGCCCAGGGTGTGCAGGACGTTGTGGCCGTTCATCCGCTGGTAGCGGGCGTACACGTCGGTGGCGATGTACCCCAGCGGGTGGCCGACGTGCAGGCCCGCGCCCGACGGGTACGGGAACATGTCCATGATGAAGCTGTGGGGCTTCGCGGCGACGGCCGATCCGTCGGCCAGCGGGCCGGTCGGGTTGGGGGCGTTGAACGTCCCCTCCTTCTCCCACAGCTCCTGCCAGCGGGACTCGATCTCGGCGGCCAGCGCGGCGCCGTAGCGGAAAGGCTCGGTGGCGGCTTCGGCCGCGCCGGAAGCGGGGGTCGTCTCGCTCATGGTCCTTCGGGCTCCATCGTCATCAGTCAGCGAACAGGCCGTAGAAAGCAGAAAGCCCCTCCGCAGGAGGGGACGCCACGCCGACTCCGGCACTCCGGCCGGTCCTTGTCAGCGCGGCCGGCTAAGAAGCAGGCGCACGGTTCGCATGGGCTCAGGGTACCGCACCCCTTCAACCCGCTTTCGCGTCCGCGCGTGGGCCCCCCGCGTCCGCGTGTCAGTCCGCTGCGCCCTCAGCTCGGTCCCTCCCCGGCGCGCTGCCGGGCAGCCGCCCTCCGCGCCCTCGCCCGGCTGCTGCTACGCCTCCGCCCGCATCGCGGTGTCGAAGTCGCGCAGCGCCCGCGCCACCCGCGCGGACTGCATGCCGGCCGCCAGCTGCCGCGCCAGGTCAGCGGTGTGTTCGGCCTCCTTGCGCTCTCCGGTGCGGCGGTAGGAGTCGGCCAGGCGCACCATCAACAGCGCCTTGGCGCGCGCGCGTTCCGCGCTGAGCGCGTCGATCGCGCGGAGCAGCAGGCTGCGGGCCTGCTGGTGTTCGCCGAGCAGCAGGTAACCCTCGCCGATCATGCCCTCCAGGTCGGCCCGCTCCTGGGCGTGCCCCGGGACGCCCTCCAGCACCCGGAACGCCCGGTCGGCGACCGCCTCCGCGCTGATCTGCTCGCCCTTGCGGCCGTGCGCCCGGGCGATCCGCCCGAGCTGGAGCGCCTGCTCACGGGGCGTCAGCACGTCGGTCGCGGCGCGCAGCGCGGTGGAGA
The DNA window shown above is from Streptomyces sp. TLI_171 and carries:
- a CDS encoding DegV family protein encodes the protein MPGHLALVTDSTAYLPLEAVERHRIRVVPLSVAVGDEVFVEGIEISPRDVAEALRSKQRVTTSRPSPETFAAAYRAAAEAGARGIVSVHLSAELSGTAEAALLAAATAPIPVRVVDSRLVGMALGSCVLAAAELAGSLDDAHADADASGASRAGSVAGGAAGGDSGGVADVDTESELDRVVAAAEGRAAGTSGFFYVDTLEHLRRGGRIGTAQALVGSALAVKPLLHLAGGRIEPLEKVRTASRAIARLEEIAVERAGAEAVDITVHHLAAAQRAEQLAERLRERVPGLQELYVSEVGAVIGAHVGPGLLAVVVSPVATGPS
- the leuS gene encoding leucine--tRNA ligase; amino-acid sequence: MSETTPASGAAEAATEPFRYGAALAAEIESRWQELWEKEGTFNAPNPTGPLADGSAVAAKPHSFIMDMFPYPSGAGLHVGHPLGYIATDVYARYQRMNGHNVLHTLGYDAFGLPAEQYAVQHGVHPRVSTEDNIANMRRQLRRLGLGHDSRRSISTIDPEYYRWTQWIFLQIFNSWYDEAAGQARPIAELIARFESGEREVPGGRAWAELSGVERDEVLGEYRLAYSKEVPVNWCPGLGTVLANEEVTADGRSERGNFPVFKSNLRQWMMRITAYADRLISDLDLLDWPEAIKLQQRNWIGRSEGARVDFAVDGDTVTVFTTRPDTLFGATYMVLAPEHALVDAIVPAAWPAGTRDEWTGGAANPADAVAAYRAAAAAKSDVERQADAKVKTGVFTGAYATNPVSGEQIPVFIADYVLMGYGTGAIMAVPAHDSRDFAFAQAFNLPMRCVVRPTDGRGEDPHGWDDAFDTYDSVLVNSEREGISLNGLSVVDAKARVTDWLAEQGIGEGTVNFRLRDWLFSRQRYWGEPFPIVYDETGAMHALPESMLPVEVPEVDDYSPHTYDPDDAASSPKTPLSRNEAWVNVELDLGDGLKPYRRETNTMPNWAGSCWYELRYVDPVNSTSVVDPANEAYWMGPTAEKPAGGVDLYVGGAEHAVLHLLYARFWHKVLHDLGHVSSVEPFHKLFNQGMITADVYRDARGFPVPAAEVEERDGQYFWDGEPVRREAGKMGKSLKNAVAPDEIADEYGADTLRLYEMAMGPLDVSRPWDTRAVVGSYRFLQRLWRNIVSEVTGELVVTEEEPDEATLRALHKAIDGIRGDMAGMRFNTAVAKAIELNNFLVKRGSTPRSVAERIVLLIAPLAPHIAEELWRRLGHEQSLAFADYPVADPAYVVDETVTCVVQIKGKVKARLEVSPSISDAELETLALADPAVVAAIGGATVRKVIARAPKLVNIVTG
- a CDS encoding ComEA family DNA-binding protein, which codes for MPEHDASATPLRPSTPVFPEDSWADIESDLEHAEPDPPRAPRLAAAPHPTHPRLPLRFRLPAALALDRRAVLGLTVLLVLAIGYAVQHFWLGRPHPVPVPAIAVAESAAGAITEGAAPVHPAGPSLVIDIAGKVQHPGLRTLPAGSRVADALTSAGGALPGVDTGTLNLARPLTDGEQILVGIDSPPGGAPGAPAGPVSLNRASAEQLDSLPGVGPALAQRILQYRLTHGPFQSLDDLRHVSGIGARKYEDLKPLLTL